The sequence GTCATTCTGTAATATATCTGCTCCTATTTCTTACTTGTTCGATGGAATAATCATCAATGGTTTGCAAATTGCCTCTTGTGACATTGATAATAGTACCTTTCATAGTTTCCTATGGACGCTACCATGGTAAACTATGTGCATGTCCCGAACAGCGGATATTTTCTTTTCAATAAATGTCAATTTCATCaattcaaaatgtagcatcaagcgaaTAGAAAGCATGATAAggaggaacattttctgaaatcacGATATAATTTTGAATTGCCAACATTTATTAATTTGGGAACAAATTCGAAAAAGAGATTTTTTAAACATTTTTGGAGAATGTGAACAATTTATGAATACCACGAACAATTTTTTAATAGTTGAATACATTTTGGAAGCAAGGACATTTTAAAATTTTTAAACACATTTTGAAATCCAAACTctgaacatttctttgaattttttgaacatatttttgaatatgtgaacaaattttaaaaaaggGGACATTttaaaattccaaacatttttacATAAAGGCGAACACTTTTTAAATTTGTGTATTGTTTTAGACGGGAGTATTTGtaaaatttcaaacaaatttgaaaggCATACATCTTTTGTAATTTTCTGAATATGTGCACAAATTTTGTAAACGgggacattttctgaaattcagAACAAATTTTAATGCCAAACATTTGCGGTTTGGGCGCTATGGAAACACTCCAATGATGTTTTTTTCAATGGTGGCATCGCCTTCCGCAGGCATAGTGCTCAAGCAGGTGACTGAGGAAGGCTGGGGCTGGAAGACGATAAATCTGTTGCAGAGTTACGTGGGTTTGTACCTTTTTGGGTGGATAGTTTGGCGGGTCGTGAGTAGTAGGCATGAGGAGTGTTGGCGTGTGTGGCCATGGCGTTGATTGCAAAATGACAATGTATCCATCTTGGTGTTACTCTTCTACGAAATTGATACGTCTATCCATGAAAAACTCTAGGACTATTTAGTAACAAATTACACAAATTTTATCAAATCAGACACCTGAACACCAATCCTACAACCAGGTCCCACTACTCATAGACAAAAAGTAGGTGGAGCTCATTTTTAGCGAGAGCTCAACTCTCCGTCTCTCCCAAGCTCACTCTCAGCCCTGGAATCTCACGATGGGCTCGCATCCAGATTTTGTCGTCATGACCAGAGCCGCGTGTGGAAGAGGAACACTCGATAGAGGGGTTGGTGGgtttggtggggagaagggagtaGGGGACGGTCGGTGGCCAACGCTAGTGGTTAGAGGAAGGGTTGAGGGAGGAAGGTGGTTTGGTGCCACTGCTGTTGCTGCTAGATCTCGAGGGCGATGGAGGAATGACGCTTCTCATTGCTATTGTTGTTATCGTTTTGTattgctagttgattgttgtttgTCAGTTTTGTATAGTTGGAGTTGCATAATAGTTTTTATGACGTTAAAAGTTGGATCTGATGGCCAATCTTTAGAAAGATGGTCTAGATTTTAAgcctatttttatttttgaatatgTCAAGCCGAGCCGTCCCTCTAGTCACTTAAAGAGAGTGATTATGTGTTTTGTTGTTACTACCTAGTCCTAGAGTTGTGTTTATTAGTTGAAATCCCTTATTTTATAGCTGTTGTTTTGTGTTACCTCAGTTGCAATTTTCTCTTCTTAATATTTGTACTTTACTTAGTTGCCAAAAACATTCAGAACAAATCTTTTGAACAACAGAGGTAATTTTCCCTTCCTAATTTTATACATTACTCAATTGACAAATCTTTTATATAATCATAATGATCAATAGGTTGCTTGCTTTAATCATCTCCGCCATCAGATTTAGGTAGTGCAATACCTTGCACTTATCTTACAAAGTAGTACAATATTGTTACCTTAGATCGAAATGTGAAAATTATACAACCTTATTCCTGGACGTGtcatcctttcaatcaccatataCATAATTACATTGATCACAGGTAGATAGCATAATTAAATTCTAAGTACATTGCACAATacgtgttagaagggagagagaggattggtgaaatagttgttgtattgcttgagcctcgtgggcatatatataggagtacaatgatttacttggagtacaagacaagccagaacaaatcctagtctatctcgtcttccctaataaacattatactcaacatcccccccgcagtcacaatagtagtgacgcagacggtgagactggagaagaatttgaaggcaagccgacggacaccccccgcacggtcgtaacggtcgatgcatcgcgaaGTCGTagctggagtgaaaaccgacgaggttgccCAAGCATGCGGTAGCTCTTTGTGCTGTTTGTCGATGTAgacgagagcgtgggtggtggaaccgtggtcgaggtagccatgcgaagaatgccgtggtcgatgtcgagtcggggtagccggtgtcgaggaagtcgccgtggagctgCGGGCgtaaggaggcgccgagttagtcgtgggcgcagtggtgtcgaagtagtggtgcgccaggaagGAGATGATGTTGACGACAcgtcgcgccggggttgccaaccccggggacacatcgtagacgaaggcatgCGTCAGTGTCGCCAGCACcgagcatgcgtagacggacgaagacgaagttgacgaagcgccgcaacaggcttgccaggcccagggacacgtcgtggacgaaggcatgcGGCGTGTTGcaagcaccgggcatgcgtagactgggaacttcacgagctgtacgccatgtcaaagaagtcggagaggccagcagagaaggactcgacgacagTTGCGACGCCAATCGGCGCGaggccaatgtcgcccgcggttaTTAGAGTAGATGAAGCGGTTGGGATAGATGacgacgacgctggcgacgggctggtgctggatgaagatgaacggggtggacgggcggctgcggcggctaacGGGGTAGCGGAggcggcggccgaagaagagcggcggcggcggcctgacggcggcggcggcggctaggttaggagtgtgGCGGCGGTGCTCGATGTAGGCGAGGAGCCCTGACAGCGTGACAAAGAACGATGCGGATGATGGTGTTCCCGCGCCAAGGAAGGCGGCGCGACGCATACTACGAGAAGTCAACGCGCAAGCGACGGCGGTGGACCGTGGCCCGCGGCGCTATGGCTCGAAGGGGCGACACAGTGGCGGCGGGCAGGTCAGGGCGACGGCGGAAGACCTCAGGGCGGTCGTAGGGACTGTGGGCCGCGGCGttacagcccgaaggggcggcgcagcgccggagcgcgggtcggtgcaacagcggggacggcctcgggacaGCGGCGTGGActgcgtgccacgctcgctacggcccgacggggcgatgcagcggcagcGCGAGGATCGGTGCAGCCATGGGGACGGCCTGGAGCCGACGGCCCCAGGGCGGCGGTGGACCGTGGGCCGTGGCACTACGgctcgaaggggcgacgcagcgtgACGCGGGTCcgtgcagccgggagaagaaccacgggggcGGCGGCCCTGCAGCCTAAACGGGCGACACAACGGCAGCCAtttgctcgatcggtggaggggcgcgctgaactcggggatgCTCTTCACGGGGCATGCGGAGTTATgcgcaaccgacgggccaggtcggtcacACGACGTAGATGAGGGGGGTCGCAGCGGCGGGCGGGTGATGAATACGATCGCGCgcaaggtcggggacgccgctcggtgaagACGGGGTGatggcggagtccgagatgaagccagCGACGACGGGCGGAAGGGCGGCTATGAGTGGCCGCCGCATGGCGAgaggccgccgggtcgggtgatgcaggagtcccggtcggagcagggtggtgacggccggcgtagatcaACGGGCGGGCCGGAGCGCGAACGGCCGCGGTGAAGGGCCGccgcatgacgcgaggccgccaggtcggggcgaccggcgcgcagacgcgcgaggccgccgggtcggtgaagaagcCGGCCGAACGCGCCGGGGTTGGAGTAGAGGCGCGCGGGGTCGACGGCGACGGTGGaagacgcaaaccgatcaagattagaacggaaaaccaaaaagaaaccgccgatcaagatgaccggcgggagagagaaaacccggagcaagggctcggggaaaagactctctagggcagccgatcaacacaaccggcggacgaaccctaggtatggGCGGCGCGGCCcctggcggcggtcatggaggccgaccgccctaggggcggcgcgcgggtgcggaaacGGCGTCGGCTAAGGTTTAGATCCCGGTAAATGGTACTATGTTAGAAGGAAGAGAGAGGAtttgtgggagagagaggattggtgaaatagttgttgtattgcttgagcctcgtgagcatatatataggagtacaatgatctatttgaagtacaagacaagtcagaacaaatcctaatctatctcgtctttcctaatagaCATTATACTCAACAATACGAATTTAAACTATTCGTATGAAAGCTCGAGCACTTCAGACTCGACCCTGCTCTTGGACGGTCCGTCCTCGTCGTCAAGCCCCTTCTTGTACAGCCCAACATACATCCGTCGGAGGTcggcctcgtcctcgtcctcatcggCAAGCCCATTCAAAAGTGCTCAAGCCAAGCCGCCCCCTAGTGACTTAAACATGGGGCCCACACATAATATTTTTCATTAAGTGATTAATCAGAGTAATTATGTGTTTTGTCATCACTACTTGGTCCTAGAGTTGTGGGTATCAGTTGAAATTCTTAATTACTTTAGAAATGTGGTTTTGTGTTATATCTCAACTGCAATTTTTTCTCTTTGTAATATTATTATTACTTTAATCAATTGACAAAAAAATTGAGAACAAATCCTTTGATCACCATAGGCACTCTTTTCTTCAATCATCTCCATGGACATGAGATTTAGGCAGTACAATACCTTACACTTCTCTTACAAAATACAATACCCATTACCTTGGAAATGTGAATAGTATTATACAGCTTATTCCTTCACGTGTCGTCCATGCATGTAATTAGATTGGTAAAAATAGTTTCTTAGTTAGATTAGATTCACCGTCAGGCATCGACCAAATCCAGGACGAGAGGGGTGTTGTCCCCTTTCTCCACGGTGAAGGTCTTGAGCATCTGCTTCCCCGTCGCCGTCGTAACCTCCACGACGTATCTGCCGTGGAAGCCCCTAAACTTGAAGTTCCCATCGCCGTCGACGTTCCCGCGCGTGTCAGTCTTCCACTCCTCCTGGAGATTGAGGAGCGTCTGGCCTGCCTCGTTGACGGTGCCGTCGGCGTCGACAAGCCAGGCGTCCTTGCGCCACATTTTGCCCTGCATGATGCCCCAGAACACGACGCCCTCCACCGCCGGGTGCGCGTACGCCTCCCGGAGCACCACCTCCAGGTCCTGGGCGCGGAGGCCAACGTCGGGCTCGCACACGTCCAGCTCGGTGAACCAGACGGGCACGCCCGTGACGGCGAGCCTGTCGAGGGCGCCGCAGACGACCTCCCCGACGGGGTTGCTGATGTGGCCCTGCAGCCCGATGCCGCGCACCACGGCGCCGCAGCTCTGCAGCCATGTGACCTGCTCGGCGTACTTGTCCGGAGTCGCGTTGGGATCGTTGGCGCACTCCACATTGTAGTCGTTGACGAAGAGCGCGGCCTCCGGGTCCAGGCGAGCGACCTCCTTGAACATGAACGCCGGGACGTCCTCGTCGCCGAGGCGGTCCCGAAAGAAGCGGCCGTGCAGCATCTCGTTGTTGACATCGTAGTGCGGGAACCTGCCGGCGTAGCGGGACACCAGGCTCTGGATGCGGCTTTGGACGGCGGACCTGAGCTGGTCGCGGTCGAGGTTCTTGACCCACTGCTGCACAGCGCCGTCCGCGGACCAGAAGACGCAATGACCACGGGCGCGCTTGCCGAGGCGGTCACAGAAGTCGAGGAGCGCGTCGGCGTCGCGGTAATTGAGCTGCCCTTGCTGCGCCTCCGTGTGGTACCAtttgagctcgttctcgaagacgGCCCAGTCCAAGTGGTTGGTGAAGAAGTCGACGAAGGCTGGGTTCTGGATCACCGTCGTGTTGATGCATGTCCCGAATGGGAAGGCGCTATCCATCTGCACGACGCGCACGGACGCCGCTCCCGTCGCCGCGCCCAGCTTGATGACCACGTCCCTCTTGCGCGCCTACATCAAAAGTATGCATGCATTACGTCCGCATCCATTATGCATGCAGTTAATgccatgcatgccatgcacccGGACATGAAAAGATGCATGGTTACGTGGATGCATGCTCACCTTGTCAGTCTTGTCCTTGAGTTGCCTGAAGCGCGCCTTGCGGTCCGTCTGGAAGACACGAAGATCCATGACCTTGACGTCGACGCCGGCGGTGGCACCGTGGACGTAAACCGCGGCGCTGCGCGGCTCCGTCCTGAGCCGGAAGGCGCCCATGATCTCCGTCCACCCGCCCGTCTCAGCGCACACCGCGCCGCACTCCACCATGGTCTCGTTGCCATTGTCGTCCACACCAAGGCTGATGCGCACCGTCCCCCGCGGCGCGCCTGCGCCCAGTCTGATCCACCCGGCCACGCGGTACGTGACCCGAGGCTTCAGGCCGCCCGACGTGATCGGTTGGCGCAGGCCGTCCTTCTCGTCGGCACGCCCCGCCACCAGGATGTACCGGCCGCTGGGCTTGCTGCCACCCACGGTGACGGGGAGCATGGCCGTCTCCTCCTCGTTGTGCATGGACAGTGTCGTCGTGCGTGAGCCGAATGGTGCACAGCCGTCCTCGAGTGTGCTGTTGTGGATCAGGTTCACGTCCTGAATGTGAACCATGCATGCAAATGAATGAGCGAGACCGTGTGATGCAACTGGTGCTACCACTACTAAAGTACGGTACATACCTGAGTGCTTCCCATCTTACGCGAGTGGGAGTGAGAGACGATTGACTTGTCAAGAGGATCAGTGTGCAGAAAATTTGCAGCCGCCTCAAGTGCTCTCTCTGTTGTGGTCTGCAGTGGGAGTGAGGAGATGGATCGCAGTGGCTGCGGTATTTAAAGGGAAAATTTGGCGGCGGCCGTCGATGTCGAGATGGATATGGTTTACTAGTCGTTACTATAGATAGAGTATCACAATACAAAGAGTAACCGCGAAGAAAAGAAAGGGTTCCCAGCCAACTTGCAGCCGCCTCACTTGCATGTTAGCTGCGACGATAATGTAAGTAATTCGTTTAGTTAAGCGTAGAGCGTTGTAATGCATGGCTTCAAGATACAAAAAGGGCCAAAAGCGTTGTAATTAACCCGggatagccacacacacacacacacacacacacacacacacacacacacacacacacacacagacacacacacagagacagacAGTATCCAGTGGTCACATACGGAGTATCTATCATGAATCCAGGCCTCATTCATTCATGCACGCAGCTTATTGCCTCGGCCGCTTTTTCTAGCTTTACGCCGTTGGCTTGCGGCTTCCTTCCGTTTCCTCCGCGCGCGTGAAACAAACCCACCATGCACGCTTGTAATTGGACGACGGCTGCAAGTTGTAGTTGCAGAGAGCGAAAGATACTACCACGGGAGAGGCAAGTTTTTTTTTCCTTAAGGTTTGAGCCCTCGACCATACCCCATGACCGAGGAAGAGTAAATGGCAGACGCCTTTGACGGCCAGCTGCTTTCTCAACTGGTTGTCGTGCTAATGGAACTGGGATCGGATGATGTGGGATCAGGGTCCATTCTATATATGCGACCAACAAACACTGTCCTCCCGCAAGTTCAAGTCTCATTCctcaaaaacaaacaaacaaacaaacaaaacgcGCAAGGAGGCGAAACTTTCTCCATCCTGAGCTCCCCACGAGACATGTTTCGGATATGAGAGAGTTTTGTCGttcgcaaaataaaaataaaaatgagagagtTTTGTCATGACAGGCAAGTTTTGGATAGGACTAGGCTAATTAAGCATGAAGACATCGCCAATTGTGTGAGTGAACAGAGATGTTATTGGTGCTTACATTGCAAGCATTGCATGTC comes from Triticum aestivum cultivar Chinese Spring chromosome 5B, IWGSC CS RefSeq v2.1, whole genome shotgun sequence and encodes:
- the LOC123117222 gene encoding endo-1,4-beta-xylanase 1-like translates to MHNEEETAMLPVTVGGSKPSGRYILVAGRADEKDGLRQPITSGGLKPRVTYRVAGWIRLGAGAPRGTVRISLGVDDNGNETMVECGAVCAETGGWTEIMGAFRLRTEPRSAAVYVHGATAGVDVKVMDLRVFQTDRKARFRQLKDKTDKARKRDVVIKLGAATGAASVRVVQMDSAFPFGTCINTTVIQNPAFVDFFTNHLDWAVFENELKWYHTEAQQGQLNYRDADALLDFCDRLGKRARGHCVFWSADGAVQQWVKNLDRDQLRSAVQSRIQSLVSRYAGRFPHYDVNNEMLHGRFFRDRLGDEDVPAFMFKEVARLDPEAALFVNDYNVECANDPNATPDKYAEQVTWLQSCGAVVRGIGLQGHISNPVGEVVCGALDRLAVTGVPVWFTELDVCEPDVGLRAQDLEVVLREAYAHPAVEGVVFWGIMQGKMWRKDAWLVDADGTVNEAGQTLLNLQEEWKTDTRGNVDGDGNFKFRGFHGRYVVEVTTATGKQMLKTFTVEKGDNTPLVLDLVDA